A single region of the Actinoplanes sp. SE50/110 genome encodes:
- the trpA gene encoding tryptophan synthase subunit alpha → MSGTVRIAETFAKARSEDRAVLVGCMPAGFPTIDYSIEQMIAMHEAGCDVIEVELPYSDPVMDGPVIQKASDIALAGGVRTRDTLKIIEAVASAGATVVLMTYWNPIEKYGVDAFARDLAAAGATGLITPDLIPDEAGDWIAASDRHRIDRTFLVAPSSTDERIAMTLGNCRGFVYATALMGVTGARKTVSSQAPDLVSRIRAIDPDLPVGVGLGVGNGAQAAEVAAFADGVIVGSALIRCVLEAPDRTAGLDRLRALSTELAEGVRGRFDAAS, encoded by the coding sequence GTGAGCGGCACCGTGCGCATCGCCGAGACCTTCGCCAAGGCCCGGTCGGAGGACCGCGCGGTGCTGGTCGGCTGCATGCCGGCCGGCTTCCCGACGATCGACTACAGCATCGAGCAGATGATCGCGATGCACGAGGCCGGCTGCGACGTGATCGAGGTCGAGCTGCCGTACTCGGACCCGGTGATGGACGGCCCGGTGATCCAGAAGGCCAGTGACATCGCGCTGGCCGGCGGGGTCCGTACCCGGGACACGCTGAAGATCATCGAGGCGGTGGCCTCGGCCGGCGCCACGGTCGTGCTGATGACGTACTGGAACCCGATCGAGAAGTACGGGGTGGACGCGTTCGCCCGCGACCTCGCCGCGGCCGGGGCCACCGGGTTGATCACGCCCGACCTGATCCCGGACGAGGCGGGCGACTGGATCGCCGCCTCCGACCGGCACCGGATCGACCGCACCTTCCTGGTCGCCCCGTCCTCCACCGACGAGCGGATCGCGATGACCCTGGGCAACTGCCGGGGCTTCGTGTACGCGACCGCGCTGATGGGCGTCACCGGCGCCCGCAAGACGGTCTCCTCGCAGGCGCCCGACCTGGTCTCCCGGATCCGGGCGATCGACCCGGACCTGCCGGTCGGGGTGGGGCTGGGCGTCGGCAACGGCGCGCAGGCCGCCGAGGTGGCCGCCTTCGCCGACGGGGTGATCGTGGGCAGCGCGCTGATCCGCTGCGTGCTGGAGGCGCCCGACCGCACGGCCGGGCTGGACCGCCTGCGGGCGCTCAGCACCGAGCTGGCCGAGGGCGTGCGCGGCCGCTTCGACGCCGCGAGCTGA
- a CDS encoding anthranilate synthase component I, protein MTSGATLPDEAAFVRIHRRVVPVTRKLLADGETPVGVYTKLAGGPGTFLLESAEQGLAWSRYSFIGVRSAATLVERDGQAAWLGTPPDGVPLDGDPVAALRATVAALTGGAVPDAGLPPLTGGMVGYLSYDLVRRFERLPATAADDVPLPELGMMLATDLVVLDHHDGSALLVANAVLAEDASEADRRAAYHHAVGRLDAMTTALSRPTPPMVSTVERRPPGEPVSRTAPGDYQKAVEQAKEAIRAGECFQIVVAQRFERPTDANALDIYRVLRATNPSPYMYLLRFDDFDIVGSSPEAHLKVSANRTALLHPIAGTRWRGATPEQDAALAAELLADPKERAEHVMLVDLGRNDLGRVCEPGSVEVPEFARIERYSHVMHIVSTVVGRLRADRTAFDALAATFPAGTLSGAPKVRAMEIIEELEPTRRGLYGGTVGYFGFAGDMDMAIAIRTALVKDGVAYVGAGAGIVADSDPVAEEQETRNKAAAVLAAIAAAETRRAAR, encoded by the coding sequence GTGACCAGCGGAGCGACCCTTCCGGACGAGGCGGCGTTCGTCCGGATCCACCGCCGGGTCGTGCCGGTCACCCGGAAACTGCTGGCCGACGGGGAGACGCCGGTGGGCGTCTACACCAAGCTGGCCGGCGGCCCGGGCACCTTCCTGCTGGAGTCGGCCGAGCAGGGCCTGGCCTGGTCGCGGTATTCGTTCATCGGGGTGCGCAGCGCCGCCACCCTGGTCGAGCGGGACGGCCAGGCGGCCTGGCTGGGCACGCCGCCGGACGGGGTGCCGCTGGACGGTGACCCGGTGGCCGCGCTGCGGGCGACGGTGGCCGCGCTGACCGGCGGCGCCGTTCCGGACGCCGGCCTGCCCCCGCTGACCGGCGGGATGGTCGGCTATCTCAGCTACGACCTGGTCCGCCGCTTCGAGCGGCTGCCGGCCACCGCGGCCGACGACGTGCCGCTGCCCGAGCTGGGCATGATGCTCGCCACCGACCTGGTGGTGCTCGACCACCACGACGGCTCGGCGCTGCTGGTCGCCAACGCGGTGCTGGCCGAGGACGCGAGCGAGGCGGACCGGCGCGCGGCGTACCACCACGCGGTCGGCCGGCTGGACGCGATGACCACCGCGCTGTCCCGGCCCACCCCGCCGATGGTCTCCACGGTGGAGCGCCGCCCGCCCGGCGAGCCGGTCAGCCGGACCGCGCCGGGCGACTACCAGAAAGCGGTGGAGCAGGCCAAGGAGGCGATCCGGGCCGGCGAGTGCTTCCAGATCGTGGTGGCCCAGCGGTTCGAGCGGCCGACCGACGCGAACGCGCTGGACATCTACCGGGTGCTGCGGGCGACCAACCCGAGCCCGTACATGTACCTGCTGCGCTTCGACGACTTCGACATCGTCGGCTCGTCGCCGGAGGCGCACCTCAAGGTCAGCGCGAACCGGACCGCGCTGCTGCACCCGATCGCCGGCACCCGCTGGCGCGGCGCCACCCCGGAGCAGGACGCCGCGCTCGCCGCCGAGCTGCTGGCCGACCCGAAGGAGCGCGCCGAGCACGTGATGCTGGTCGACCTGGGCCGCAACGACCTGGGCCGGGTCTGCGAGCCGGGCAGCGTCGAGGTGCCGGAGTTCGCCCGGATCGAGCGGTACAGCCACGTCATGCACATCGTCTCCACGGTGGTCGGCCGGCTGCGCGCGGACCGGACCGCGTTCGACGCGCTGGCCGCGACGTTCCCGGCCGGCACGCTGTCCGGCGCGCCCAAGGTGCGGGCCATGGAGATCATCGAGGAACTGGAGCCGACACGTCGCGGGCTGTACGGCGGCACGGTCGGCTACTTCGGCTTCGCCGGGGACATGGACATGGCGATCGCCATCCGGACCGCGCTGGTCAAGGACGGGGTGGCGTACGTCGGCGCCGGCGCCGGCATCGTCGCCGACTCCGACCCGGTGGCCGAGGAGCAGGAGACCCGGAACAAGGCGGCCGCCGTGCTGGCCGCGATCGCCGCCGCGGAGACCCGGCGCGCCGCCCGATGA
- the hisI gene encoding phosphoribosyl-AMP cyclohydrolase, which produces MSDAETSLDASIAARLKRTPDGLVAAIVQEHGTGEVLMLAWMDDEALHRTLTTGRATYWSRSRGEYWVKGATSGHHQRVRRVALDCDGDALLLTVEQTGAACHTGAHNCFFDELPREGQ; this is translated from the coding sequence GTGTCAGATGCAGAGACCTCACTAGACGCGTCGATCGCCGCCCGGCTCAAACGCACCCCCGACGGCCTGGTCGCCGCGATCGTCCAGGAGCACGGCACCGGCGAGGTGCTGATGCTGGCCTGGATGGACGACGAGGCGCTGCATCGGACGCTGACCACCGGCCGGGCCACCTACTGGTCGCGCAGCCGCGGGGAGTACTGGGTGAAGGGCGCCACCTCCGGGCACCACCAGCGGGTCCGCCGGGTGGCGCTGGACTGCGACGGCGACGCGCTGCTGCTGACCGTCGAGCAGACCGGGGCGGCGTGCCACACCGGAGCGCACAACTGCTTCTTCGACGAGCTGCCTCGGGAGGGCCAGTGA
- the rpsD gene encoding 30S ribosomal protein S4 has translation MNNSRPKAKLSRALGIPLTRKCVKYFERRPFPPGVHGRGRRKSSDYQVRLLEKQRLRHQYNISEVQMRAAYDAAHRAGGKTGENMVTLLERRLDATVYRAGLARTIYQARQLVVHGHFTVDGRKVDRPGYRVQPGQVIEVRESSRQKPPFQIAATGAHLDGPTAPYLSTALAELRTTVVRVPQRTEVPVLCDEQLVVEYYAR, from the coding sequence TTGAACAACTCCCGACCCAAAGCGAAGCTGTCCCGGGCGCTGGGCATCCCGCTGACCCGCAAGTGTGTGAAGTACTTCGAGCGGCGCCCGTTCCCGCCGGGCGTGCACGGCCGCGGCCGGCGCAAGAGCTCGGACTACCAGGTCCGGCTGCTGGAGAAGCAGCGCCTGCGGCACCAGTACAACATCAGCGAGGTGCAGATGCGGGCCGCGTACGACGCCGCCCACCGGGCCGGGGGCAAGACCGGCGAGAACATGGTCACCCTGCTGGAGCGCCGGCTGGATGCCACCGTCTACCGGGCCGGGCTGGCCCGCACCATCTACCAGGCCCGCCAGCTGGTGGTGCACGGCCACTTCACGGTCGACGGCAGGAAGGTGGACCGGCCCGGCTACCGCGTGCAGCCCGGTCAGGTGATCGAGGTGCGCGAGTCCAGCCGGCAGAAGCCGCCGTTTCAGATCGCCGCCACCGGCGCGCACCTCGACGGGCCGACCGCGCCCTACCTGTCCACCGCCCTGGCGGAGCTGCGCACCACGGTGGTGCGCGTCCCGCAGCGCACCGAGGTGCCGGTCCTCTGCGACGAACAGCTGGTCGTCGAGTACTACGCCCGCTAA
- the trpB gene encoding tryptophan synthase subunit beta, with translation MTVPTLPDLAGHFGRYGGRFVPEALIKALDELEAAYRSAKVDEAFQAQFTDLLLNYAGTPSLLYRATRLSERLGADIWLKREDLNHTGAHKVRNVLGQALLAKRMGKPRVIAETGAGQHGVASATAAALLDLECVVYMGETDTERQALNVARMRMLGATVVPVTNGSRTLKDALNEALRDWVSTVETTHYLLGTAAGPHPFPEIVRDFVGGIGVEARQQCLDQIGRLPDAVAACVGGGSNAIGIFHAFVPDSAVRLYGFEAGGDGVETGRHAASITGGSVGVLHGNRTYLLQDEDGQTVESHSISAGLDYPGVGPEHAWLHDTGRASYEPVTDAEAMAAFQLLCRTEGIIPAIESSHALAGVAKIAPRLREELGRTPTIVVNLSGRGDKDVHTAGAYFGILDPVETVVPGENT, from the coding sequence ATGACCGTCCCGACGCTGCCCGACCTGGCCGGCCACTTCGGCCGGTACGGCGGCCGGTTCGTCCCCGAGGCGCTGATCAAGGCGCTGGACGAGCTGGAGGCGGCCTACCGTTCGGCCAAGGTGGACGAGGCCTTCCAGGCGCAGTTCACGGATCTGCTGCTGAACTACGCGGGCACCCCGTCGCTGCTCTACCGGGCGACGCGGCTGTCCGAGCGGCTCGGCGCCGACATCTGGCTCAAGCGCGAGGACCTGAACCACACCGGCGCCCACAAGGTGCGCAACGTGCTGGGTCAGGCGCTGCTCGCCAAGCGGATGGGCAAGCCGCGGGTGATCGCCGAGACCGGCGCCGGCCAGCACGGTGTGGCCAGCGCGACCGCGGCCGCCCTGCTCGACCTCGAGTGTGTGGTCTACATGGGGGAGACCGACACCGAGCGGCAGGCGCTCAACGTGGCCCGGATGCGGATGCTGGGCGCCACCGTGGTGCCGGTCACCAACGGCTCGCGCACCCTGAAGGACGCGCTGAACGAGGCGCTGCGCGACTGGGTCTCCACCGTCGAGACCACGCACTACCTGCTCGGCACGGCGGCCGGCCCGCACCCGTTCCCGGAGATCGTCCGGGACTTCGTGGGCGGGATCGGCGTCGAGGCCCGGCAGCAGTGCCTGGACCAGATCGGCCGGCTGCCGGACGCGGTCGCGGCGTGCGTCGGCGGCGGCTCCAACGCGATCGGCATCTTCCACGCGTTCGTGCCGGATTCCGCGGTGCGGCTGTACGGCTTCGAGGCCGGCGGCGACGGCGTGGAGACCGGCCGGCACGCGGCGTCGATCACCGGCGGGTCGGTCGGCGTGCTGCACGGCAACCGCACCTACCTGCTGCAGGACGAGGACGGGCAGACCGTCGAGTCACACTCGATCTCGGCCGGCCTGGACTATCCGGGCGTCGGCCCGGAGCACGCCTGGCTGCACGACACCGGCCGGGCCAGCTACGAGCCGGTCACCGACGCCGAGGCGATGGCCGCGTTCCAGCTGCTCTGCCGCACCGAGGGGATCATCCCGGCGATCGAGAGCTCGCATGCGCTGGCCGGCGTTGCGAAGATCGCCCCGCGGCTGCGCGAGGAGCTGGGCCGCACCCCGACCATCGTGGTCAACCTGTCCGGCCGCGGTGACAAGGACGTGCACACCGCCGGCGCGTACTTCGGCATCCTCGACCCGGTCGAGACGGTCGTCCCCGGGGAGAACACGTGA
- the trpC gene encoding indole-3-glycerol phosphate synthase TrpC codes for MTSDQAEAGSGGPVRPQNVLEEILAGVREDVAARQARTPLEQVRELAAAAPPAIDAYAALRKPGVAVIAEVKRASPSKGALADIPDPAELAGEYAAGGARCISVLTEGRWFGGSLDDLDAVRAAVKIPVLRKDFVISSYQVHEARAHGADMVLLIVAALEQNALVGLLERIESLGMTALVEVHNEEEADRALEANAKVIGVNARDLRTLEVDRSVFERIAPGLPQNVVKIAESGVRGPHDLIRYASAGADAVLVGEGLVTQKSPRDAVAELVNAGNHPATPRPVR; via the coding sequence GTGACATCCGATCAGGCGGAAGCGGGCAGTGGCGGACCCGTGCGGCCGCAGAACGTTCTCGAGGAGATCCTCGCCGGTGTGCGCGAGGATGTGGCGGCACGCCAGGCGCGGACACCGCTGGAGCAGGTGCGTGAGCTCGCGGCGGCCGCGCCGCCGGCGATCGACGCCTACGCGGCGCTGCGCAAGCCCGGCGTGGCGGTGATCGCCGAGGTGAAGCGGGCGTCGCCGTCCAAGGGCGCGCTGGCCGACATCCCCGACCCGGCCGAGCTGGCCGGGGAGTACGCGGCCGGGGGCGCCCGGTGCATCAGCGTGCTCACCGAGGGCCGGTGGTTCGGCGGCTCGCTGGACGACCTGGACGCGGTGCGTGCCGCGGTCAAGATCCCGGTGCTCCGCAAGGACTTCGTGATCTCCAGCTACCAGGTGCACGAGGCGCGGGCGCACGGCGCCGACATGGTGCTGCTGATCGTCGCCGCGCTGGAGCAGAACGCGCTGGTCGGCCTGCTGGAGCGGATCGAGTCGCTGGGGATGACCGCTCTCGTCGAGGTGCACAACGAGGAGGAGGCGGACCGCGCCCTGGAGGCGAACGCGAAGGTGATCGGCGTGAACGCCCGTGACCTGCGCACCCTCGAGGTGGACCGGTCGGTCTTCGAGCGGATCGCCCCCGGCCTTCCGCAGAACGTCGTGAAGATCGCCGAGTCCGGCGTCCGCGGCCCGCACGACCTGATCCGCTACGCGTCGGCCGGCGCCGACGCGGTGCTGGTCGGCGAGGGCCTGGTGACCCAGAAGTCGCCGCGGGACGCGGTGGCCGAGCTGGTCAACGCCGGCAACCATCCGGCGACCCCGAGGCCGGTCCGATGA
- a CDS encoding pyridoxal 5'-phosphate synthase has product MGDIGWLLRSLPVMAGDLPRFDPGDTPDDPFQLFRCWLGAAVVAGVREPHTMFLSTVDEQARPDTRVVMLRDLDARGWQFVANRTSAKGRQLTANPAAALGLHWHEQGRQIRVRGTVVDLGPEAAAADFLGRPQGSRLATLNSAQSDVIADPADVGLAAAEAERLLAEHPDFVPASHVLYAVAPDSVEFWQGDASRRHVRLRYRRTSDGWHREQLWP; this is encoded by the coding sequence ATGGGGGACATCGGCTGGTTGCTGCGGAGCCTGCCGGTCATGGCGGGCGACCTGCCCCGCTTCGACCCGGGCGACACCCCGGACGACCCGTTCCAGCTGTTCCGGTGCTGGCTCGGGGCGGCGGTGGTCGCCGGGGTGCGCGAGCCGCACACCATGTTCCTCAGCACCGTCGATGAGCAGGCCCGGCCCGACACCCGGGTGGTGATGCTGCGCGACCTGGACGCCCGGGGCTGGCAGTTCGTGGCGAACCGGACCAGCGCCAAGGGCCGGCAGCTCACCGCGAACCCGGCCGCCGCCCTCGGCTTGCACTGGCACGAGCAGGGCCGGCAGATCCGGGTCCGCGGCACCGTGGTCGACCTCGGCCCGGAGGCCGCCGCCGCGGACTTCCTCGGCCGCCCCCAGGGGAGCCGGCTGGCCACCCTGAACAGCGCGCAGAGCGACGTGATCGCCGACCCGGCCGACGTGGGCCTGGCCGCCGCCGAAGCGGAGCGACTGCTCGCCGAGCATCCGGATTTCGTCCCGGCCAGTCACGTCCTCTATGCCGTGGCCCCGGACAGCGTCGAATTCTGGCAGGGTGACGCATCCCGGCGGCACGTCCGGCTGCGCTATCGCCGGACCTCCGACGGGTGGCACCGGGAACAGCTCTGGCCCTGA
- a CDS encoding GNAT family N-acetyltransferase, protein MARAESDHFDRLEQFYDALPRPWARTEEIGSLVLFVRDGEGWPYYARPRRGAPTPSAADLTAARARQRELGVPESFEWVHETTPDLLAVARSAGLEVLLAPLLSLDPQALVPDLPVPGATIRLLDPDDPDLAARLAASRAVARLAFAAPAYRTPAEVALVIDGAGGTERDAAAGLGVSEEQVRQTREMLAGGDYEMAVVESPAEGTLATGISQRVGDVAEIAGVATLPAARGRGYASQLTATLARNLLGRGVELVFLSAGDDDVARLYTRVGFRRIGTACIAEPAAAPL, encoded by the coding sequence ATGGCACGAGCGGAATCCGACCACTTCGACCGGCTCGAACAGTTCTACGATGCTTTGCCCCGGCCGTGGGCGCGGACCGAGGAGATCGGTTCCCTGGTGCTCTTCGTCCGCGACGGCGAGGGCTGGCCCTACTATGCCCGGCCCCGCCGCGGCGCGCCCACCCCCTCCGCGGCCGACCTCACCGCGGCCCGCGCCCGGCAGCGGGAGCTGGGCGTCCCGGAGTCCTTCGAGTGGGTTCACGAGACCACCCCCGACCTGCTCGCGGTGGCCCGGTCGGCCGGCCTGGAGGTGCTGCTCGCGCCGCTGCTCAGCCTCGACCCGCAGGCCCTGGTCCCGGACCTGCCGGTGCCCGGCGCGACGATCCGGCTGCTGGACCCCGACGACCCCGATCTGGCCGCCCGGCTGGCCGCCTCGCGGGCCGTCGCGCGGCTCGCCTTCGCCGCGCCGGCGTATCGCACCCCGGCCGAGGTCGCCCTGGTCATCGACGGTGCGGGCGGTACCGAACGGGATGCCGCGGCGGGCCTGGGGGTCAGCGAGGAGCAGGTGCGGCAGACGCGCGAGATGCTGGCCGGCGGGGATTACGAGATGGCGGTCGTCGAGTCGCCGGCCGAGGGCACCCTGGCCACCGGGATCAGTCAGCGGGTGGGCGACGTGGCGGAGATCGCCGGGGTGGCGACGCTGCCGGCCGCGCGCGGGCGCGGCTACGCGTCCCAGCTCACCGCGACGCTCGCCCGGAATCTGCTGGGCCGCGGCGTCGAGCTGGTCTTCCTCTCGGCGGGCGACGACGACGTGGCGCGGCTGTACACGCGGGTGGGTTTCCGGCGGATCGGGACGGCCTGCATCGCCGAACCGGCGGCGGCGCCGCTGTGA
- the lgt gene encoding prolipoprotein diacylglyceryl transferase, translating into MNFALIPSPTTSVWHLGPLPIRAYALCIIAGMVVSTLLMEQRLRHRGVAPWVSLDLVVWAVPFGIIGARIYHLITSPQDYFGSGGDPVRALYIWEGGLGIWGAVAGGALGAWIAARQIGLPLSIFADSLAPALPIAQAIGRFGNWFNNELYGKVTTAPWGLQVHEMDSANPGHASQVDGQPITLPDLYHPTFLYEAIWDLGVGGLVWLLDRRFKFGRGRAFALYVMAYTAGRCWIEALRTDEANHFFGIRLNVFTSIVVFLGALIYFIVVRGPRAYAVPIDAPDTEPVAAAPAASAAEGGVSTVDVDATPAVKKAPVAYQIVTEDRFRAYQETGVLPPETTAGHDDSAPQATPVVDRADEPASSAAPAAPVVDRADRSGEPEEPAGPVETADRPAGDR; encoded by the coding sequence GTGAACTTCGCCCTCATCCCCAGTCCCACCACGTCGGTGTGGCACCTGGGCCCGTTGCCGATCCGGGCCTACGCGCTCTGCATCATCGCCGGCATGGTCGTCAGCACCCTGCTCATGGAGCAGCGGCTGCGTCACCGGGGTGTCGCGCCCTGGGTGTCGCTGGACCTGGTGGTGTGGGCGGTGCCGTTCGGCATCATCGGCGCCCGCATCTATCACCTGATTACCTCGCCGCAGGACTACTTCGGCTCCGGTGGTGACCCGGTCCGCGCCCTGTACATCTGGGAGGGCGGCCTCGGCATCTGGGGTGCGGTGGCCGGCGGCGCGCTCGGCGCGTGGATCGCGGCTCGCCAGATCGGCCTGCCGCTGAGCATCTTCGCCGACTCGCTCGCCCCGGCCCTGCCGATCGCGCAGGCCATCGGTCGGTTCGGCAACTGGTTCAACAACGAGTTGTACGGCAAGGTCACCACCGCGCCGTGGGGCCTGCAGGTGCACGAGATGGACTCGGCCAACCCGGGGCACGCCTCGCAGGTCGACGGCCAGCCGATCACGCTGCCCGACCTCTACCACCCCACCTTCCTGTACGAGGCGATCTGGGACCTCGGCGTCGGCGGCCTGGTGTGGCTGCTGGACCGGAGATTCAAGTTCGGTCGGGGCCGGGCCTTCGCCCTGTACGTGATGGCATACACCGCGGGCCGCTGCTGGATCGAGGCGTTGCGCACCGACGAGGCGAACCACTTCTTCGGCATCCGGCTCAACGTCTTCACCTCGATCGTCGTCTTCCTCGGCGCGCTGATCTACTTCATCGTGGTGCGTGGCCCGCGGGCGTACGCGGTGCCGATCGACGCCCCGGACACCGAGCCGGTCGCCGCCGCCCCCGCCGCTTCCGCCGCTGAGGGCGGGGTCTCCACCGTCGACGTCGACGCCACCCCGGCGGTGAAGAAGGCGCCGGTCGCCTATCAGATCGTCACCGAGGACCGTTTCCGGGCGTACCAGGAGACCGGCGTGCTCCCTCCGGAGACCACCGCCGGTCATGACGACTCCGCGCCGCAGGCAACGCCGGTGGTCGACCGCGCCGACGAGCCCGCCTCGTCGGCGGCCCCGGCGGCTCCGGTGGTCGATCGTGCGGACAGGTCGGGCGAGCCGGAGGAGCCCGCCGGGCCGGTGGAAACGGCCGACCGCCCCGCCGGCGACCGCTGA
- a CDS encoding Trp biosynthesis-associated membrane protein has translation MSRRSHAASVLGCLAGAGLTLYAVTRTWSLTVEHRPGLSDLSTGRTGADDQPWLIGLAVVALAGAGALLATRGVARRALGVLLAAAGAGIAAGALLARAGMPVGAAGAGAVVWAVTAVLGGLVVAAGGVLAARHGHEWAAMSARYERKPQVSAVSAPDGNRAVWDALDRGDDPTA, from the coding sequence ATGAGCCGCCGCTCGCACGCCGCGTCGGTGCTCGGGTGCCTGGCCGGGGCCGGGCTGACGCTGTACGCCGTCACCCGGACGTGGTCGCTGACCGTGGAACACCGCCCCGGCCTGTCCGATCTGAGCACCGGGCGCACCGGCGCCGACGACCAGCCGTGGCTGATCGGGCTGGCCGTGGTCGCGCTGGCCGGGGCCGGCGCCCTGCTGGCCACCCGGGGGGTGGCCCGGCGGGCGCTGGGCGTCCTGCTGGCCGCCGCGGGCGCCGGGATCGCGGCGGGCGCGCTGCTGGCCCGCGCCGGGATGCCGGTCGGTGCGGCCGGCGCCGGGGCGGTCGTCTGGGCGGTCACGGCGGTGCTGGGCGGCCTCGTGGTCGCGGCAGGCGGGGTGCTCGCCGCCCGCCACGGCCACGAGTGGGCCGCGATGTCCGCCCGATATGAGCGCAAGCCGCAGGTCAGCGCGGTCTCCGCGCCCGACGGCAACCGGGCGGTCTGGGACGCGCTGGACCGCGGGGACGATCCGACCGCTTAA
- a CDS encoding NAD(P)/FAD-dependent oxidoreductase yields MRTAVVVGAGPAGLATAGALARTGWQVTLVERAERIAAPPTAVVLWPNGRRALDSLDPDGAWSASAAPLPDGGVRRPDGQWLVPPRQRTGAGGPAPAVAHLEDLYDALVAGLGDTEIRTGFEVTTVRTGPRDRPAVGDGRTLIEADLLVAADGIDSRIRAALAPESVAVGSGFAAWQAVIPGYRVPRLIGGRALGGETLGAGYRFVSIPLGAHAAGKGGIYWVATAAGAARPEPPATQLALLQRWFAGWHEPVGELLSLTRPEELVPQGVRELRPLPRTYAFPSGPGGVLLIGDAAHAMPHHLGQGACLAFEDAATLRALLADAAPGEALLRAMAGYTRLRQPRTTTVVRQNRRMSAVVQARGRLALRARDAALNHMRPRILGRTLDPVSDWSPPD; encoded by the coding sequence ATGCGGACGGCCGTGGTGGTGGGCGCGGGACCGGCCGGTCTGGCCACGGCCGGCGCGCTGGCGCGCACCGGCTGGCAGGTCACGCTTGTGGAGCGCGCCGAGCGGATCGCCGCCCCGCCCACCGCCGTGGTCCTCTGGCCCAACGGCCGCCGTGCCCTGGACTCGCTCGACCCGGACGGTGCCTGGTCGGCCTCGGCCGCCCCGCTGCCGGACGGCGGCGTCCGCCGCCCGGACGGCCAGTGGCTGGTGCCGCCCCGCCAGCGGACCGGCGCCGGCGGCCCGGCCCCGGCCGTGGCGCACCTGGAGGACCTTTACGACGCGCTGGTCGCGGGCCTCGGCGACACCGAGATCCGGACCGGTTTCGAGGTGACCACGGTCCGCACCGGCCCGCGGGACCGCCCGGCGGTCGGTGACGGCCGCACCCTGATCGAAGCCGACCTGCTGGTCGCCGCGGACGGCATCGACAGCCGGATCCGCGCCGCGCTGGCGCCGGAGTCGGTCGCGGTCGGTTCCGGTTTCGCCGCCTGGCAGGCGGTCATCCCGGGATACCGGGTGCCGCGACTGATCGGCGGCCGGGCGCTGGGCGGCGAGACGCTCGGCGCCGGATACCGTTTCGTCAGCATCCCGCTCGGCGCGCACGCCGCCGGCAAGGGCGGCATCTACTGGGTCGCGACGGCGGCCGGTGCGGCCCGCCCGGAGCCGCCGGCCACCCAGCTCGCCCTGCTGCAGCGGTGGTTCGCCGGCTGGCACGAGCCGGTCGGTGAGCTGCTGTCGCTGACCCGGCCGGAGGAGCTCGTCCCGCAGGGTGTCCGCGAGCTGCGGCCGCTGCCCCGCACCTACGCCTTTCCCAGTGGTCCGGGCGGCGTCCTGCTGATCGGTGATGCCGCGCACGCCATGCCGCACCACCTGGGTCAGGGCGCGTGCCTCGCCTTCGAGGACGCGGCGACCCTGCGCGCGCTGCTGGCCGACGCCGCGCCGGGGGAGGCGCTGCTGCGGGCGATGGCCGGATACACCCGGCTGCGGCAGCCGCGGACCACGACCGTGGTGCGGCAGAACCGCCGGATGTCCGCGGTGGTCCAGGCTCGGGGGCGGCTGGCGCTGCGGGCCCGGGACGCCGCCCTGAACCACATGCGCCCCCGCATCCTGGGGCGCACCCTCGACCCGGTGTCGGACTGGTCGCCACCGGACTGA
- a CDS encoding DUF2470 domain-containing protein, with the protein MQPSPAEIARTLAAGHLPAVAHIACHPGPLPVRHVTDAQGRPLLLVPAGSALAAALRPQPGNDDAALVLDIRDVPPMVTSPVIGRVWVSGWAARLDGDEERAAALDYADTDACGDLLDVGGTQAIYRLDVAEVRFERGGHLVEIDPDDYAAAAPDPLRAVEFDLIADLADHHSAEMGDYVRRQLGPAAHPGDEPRVVRMDRYGFVVRLNGRSARLAFPRPVSDRQDLAHLLHPILCRRCAA; encoded by the coding sequence ATGCAACCCAGTCCCGCCGAGATCGCGCGAACCCTCGCCGCCGGTCACCTGCCCGCCGTCGCCCACATCGCCTGCCACCCCGGGCCGCTGCCGGTCCGGCACGTCACCGACGCGCAGGGGCGGCCGCTGCTCCTGGTGCCGGCCGGCAGCGCGCTGGCCGCCGCGCTGCGGCCGCAGCCGGGCAACGACGACGCCGCGCTGGTGCTGGACATCCGGGACGTGCCGCCGATGGTGACCTCGCCGGTGATCGGACGGGTCTGGGTGTCCGGCTGGGCGGCCCGGCTCGACGGCGACGAGGAGCGGGCCGCGGCCCTCGACTACGCCGACACGGATGCCTGCGGGGACCTGCTCGACGTGGGCGGGACACAGGCGATCTACCGGCTGGACGTGGCCGAGGTGCGCTTCGAGCGCGGTGGGCACCTGGTCGAGATCGACCCTGACGACTACGCCGCGGCGGCGCCCGATCCGTTGCGCGCCGTCGAATTCGATCTGATCGCTGACCTCGCCGACCATCATTCCGCCGAGATGGGCGATTACGTACGACGTCAGCTGGGCCCCGCCGCGCATCCCGGCGACGAGCCGCGCGTGGTGCGGATGGACCGCTACGGGTTCGTGGTCCGTCTGAACGGCCGCAGCGCCCGGCTGGCGTTTCCCCGCCCGGTCAGCGACCGGCAGGACCTCGCCCACCTCCTGCACCCCATCCTCTGCCGCCGCTGCGCCGCCTGA